A region from the Aegilops tauschii subsp. strangulata cultivar AL8/78 chromosome 5, Aet v6.0, whole genome shotgun sequence genome encodes:
- the LOC109786130 gene encoding uncharacterized protein: MAFVAIHARLAVLPPRLSAAASSLRSAPPRTRLPPLSTSTGHIFRSLRCRRRPCRARAASITASLDLTEDNVRQAIVDAKAELAQLFDTSVGITGQVDLAELDGPFVKLRLKGKFWHTRATVVARIGNYLKNRIPEILEVEIEDEEQLDDSPAAY; the protein is encoded by the exons ATGGCCTTCGTCGCCATCCACGCCCGCCTCGCCGTCCTCCCCCCTCGCCTCAGCGCCGCCGCGTCGTCTCTCCGCTCCGCTCCTCCCCGCACCCGTCTCCCGCCGCTCAGCACGTCAACCGGACACATCTTCCGCAGCCTGCGGTGCCGGCGCCGGccgtgtcgcgctcgcgccgccTCCATCACCGCATCGCTCGACCTCACCGAGGACAACGTCCGGCAGGCCATCGTCGACGCAAAAGCCGAG CTGGCCCAGCTGTTCGACACGTCGGTCGGCATAACAG GGCAAGTTGATCTGGCGGAGCTGGACGGGCCGTTCGTGAAGCTCCGGCTGAAGGGCAAGTTCTGGCACACCCGCGCCACCGTCGTCGCGCGGATTGGCAACTACCTCAAGAACCGTATCCCG GAAATCTTGGAGGTGGAGATCGAAGATGAGGAGCAGCTTGACGACAGCCCCGCGGCTTACTGA